Part of the Geminocystis sp. M7585_C2015_104 genome, CATTTTTTTTTATGGGGGGAGAGGTAGAATGTTAGTTTATGGGGAACACTACCGCACCATCTGGCTGAAACCCGAGGACGACACTACAATACAAGTAATAGACCAACGGTATCTACCCCATCAGTTTGTCATTGAAGACTTGACCACCCTAGAAGAGGTGTGTGTAGCTATCCAGGAAATGCATGTGAGGGGTGCGGGGGTGATAGGGGCTACGGCAGCCTTTGGCATGTATATTGCCAGTGTAGAGGCACAGAAGAAGGGGATTACCCAAGTACAGTCTTTCTTGCAAGAAGCGGCTACCCTCCTGAAGGCCACTCGCCCTACCGCCGTTACCCTGTCTTGGGCGGTAAATCGGCAGTTACAAGCTATCGCTCCTTTAGGCAATAACATAGAGGCTATAAGGGAAACCACCCTGATGGTGGCCAAAGACATAGCGGAAGAGGATGTGGACTGTTGTCGTCGTATAGGGCAACACGGTGTTAAACTCATTGAGGGAATTAGCCAGAGAAAGGGAGGTGACACGGTTAATATCCTAACCCACTGTAATGCTGGCTGGTTAGGGTGTGTGGACTATGGTACAGCCACCGCCCCCATCTACCAAGCCCACAACCAGGGCATAAAAGTGCATGTTTGGGTGGATGAAACCCGTCCCAGAAACCAGGGCGCTAGCCTCACCGCCTGGGAGTTAGGGCAACAGGGGGTTCCTCATACCGTAATACCCGATAATACCGGCGGCCACCTGATGCAACATGGCATGGTAGATCTAGTAATTACAGGGTGTGATAGGGCTACATACACAGGGGATGTGGCAAACAAAATAGGCACTTATCTAAAGGCCCTTGCCGCCAAGGACAATAATATCCCCTTTTATGTGGCCCTTCCCTATTCCGCCTTCGATTGGGATATTGCTGACGGTATTACCCAAATACCCATTGAACAGCGGGACCCGCGAGAGGTAAAGTACGTAAGGGGTTTATGTGATGATGGTATAATCCGAGAAGTTTTAATTACACCCCCCTTCTCCCCAGCCGCCAACTATGGTTTTGATGTTACCCCTGCTCGTTTGATTACGGGTTTTATCACCGAAAGGGGTATTTGTCAAGCCACTACCGAGGGAATTTTTAGTCTTTATCCGGAAAAGAGAAAACAATCTTCCTATTAGGGGTCAGTTTATAGGGTTTAGTTTCTGGTGTCCCATGGATCCGTGGGGAAGTCCTGCTCCTTGGGTTTTTTCTCTTTTTCTTCCACTTTTTCCCCTTTTTCTGCCACTTTTTCCTCTTTTTCCTTTCTCACTTTGTATTCTCGGAGGGGGATAACATTATTTTTTTCTCCTGCTTCCAGGTATTCTAATAATAGTTTTTTGTTGTGTTTTGCTTGGACTAAATCAGGGGCGAATTCGCAGGCTTTTTCGTAGTAGTGTAATGCCATTCTATATTCTCCCCTTTCCATATAAATTAGTGCCAAATTGTAGTGAGCTTTTGCATAGGAAGGCAGCAATTCTATGGCTTTTTGATAGTTGGCTACTGCCCTTTCATTGTCTCCTAAATCCCTGTAAACTTTTCCGATATTGTAATAAGCCTTTGCCAAGGAAGGGTTCAGTTTCAATGCCTGTTGGTAGTCTGCCAATGCCCCTTCTTTATCTCCCAATTCGTAGCGGACATTGCCACAGTTATAAAAAGCCTGATAAAGATTTCTATTCAGTCTTATTACTTGGAGATAATCCTCAAAAGCTTTTAACAAATTCTTGGCTTTTTCATAGGCCAAAGCCCTCCTATAATAGGCATACGCCGACATGGGATTTACCCTTATTTCTTCGGAGAAATCAACTATAGCCCCCTGATAATCCTTGAGATTGTACTTTACAAATCCTCGCCAGTGATATGCTAATTCATAGTTAGGATTTAGTTCAATTGCCCTGTCCAAATCCTCTAAAGCCTTCTTCTCCTCCCCCAGTCGCCAATAGGCAATAGCCCTTAGCAAATAGGTTTTATAGTCCCGACTGTGGCTTTCCAGAATCTTATTGTAACAGTAAACCGCTCCCCTGTAATCTCCTTTCGAGTTACAAAAGTTTGCCCTCTCTAGATAGTCATTAGTCTCCAGCAACATTGATGATAAATAGGGTCTCAATCCCCCTGCGTACAAAAGGTCATTCACGGACAAGGACAGGGGAAATGTCTCCCTGCCATATAGCAGGTATTCGGAACAGTTAAACCCTGCAAAAACAACAGTAATATGCTGGGCATCTAGGGAAATATTGTCGGGCGAATATAAACAGAAAACCATTTGGTTTTGACCTAAATCATCAGCATAAAAAACCCACTTTGTATCCGAAATATTCCCAGTACATATCTTGACAATGATGCGAAAACGACGACTCTCCCTCAAGGCTAAAACAAGATAATCATTGACTATGTTTTTATCGGGATTTACCTCTACAAGCAAGTCTCCATAAACAAGAGAAATTGCGTGTCTGGCAATGCGATTTTTGAAGATATTTTGAGCTACAGTGGATGAAGAAAATGAATCATCATCGGCTTTCAAAATTTCCAGGGAATCCACAATGGAGGCAATGGCATCCCGAGAAATGGTTACATATTCGCCGAAAACATACTTTTCCTTGTAGGGCAAAAGGTTACCCCTCTTGAGACGAGAAATAAAATCTTTTTGTTGTTCCCTTAAAATGGCTTTTCCTTCCATTGCAAACACGCCAAAAACCTGCGCCCAGGCCTCATTATGTTTTTTTTTACGTATAATAGCTTCTCTGATAAAAAATGATAGCAAATAATGCCCCTGTGGCTAAATTGGCTTTTTAACTTTGGATGAACATTCTGGTAAAATGGAGGGCAGAGTAGAAGGGGAATTAGACGATAAACCATGGCAGATATCAAGCAGGAAAAGGGCAAGCAGGAAAAGAATTTAACAGAAGAAGAAAAACAAAAAATAATTGAGACGCTCAAACACAAAGAAGGATGTTGGGTAGATTGGGGGAAAGCCTGCCAAACCCTACAAGACAATGGCATGACAGAAGAAGAGATTTTTGAGAAGACAGGATTCCAAAGCAGCCATCAAAATCTGGTGATGGTTGCCAGCAAGGTATACGACAGTCTGGTAAAGGCAGAGGCAGAAGAGACATTGCTGGAGTATTATCGGGGCCCCCGCAGTGATATACTTTATGAACTAAGGATTTTAAATCTACAAGAGCGATTAGCCGCTGCCCGTTTGATTTACGAGAAAAAACTGGATGTAGATGCCGCCAAGGAGGTAGCCAAGGCGGTAAAA contains:
- a CDS encoding tetratricopeptide repeat protein, which gives rise to MEGKAILREQQKDFISRLKRGNLLPYKEKYVFGEYVTISRDAIASIVDSLEILKADDDSFSSSTVAQNIFKNRIARHAISLVYGDLLVEVNPDKNIVNDYLVLALRESRRFRIIVKICTGNISDTKWVFYADDLGQNQMVFCLYSPDNISLDAQHITVVFAGFNCSEYLLYGRETFPLSLSVNDLLYAGGLRPYLSSMLLETNDYLERANFCNSKGDYRGAVYCYNKILESHSRDYKTYLLRAIAYWRLGEEKKALEDLDRAIELNPNYELAYHWRGFVKYNLKDYQGAIVDFSEEIRVNPMSAYAYYRRALAYEKAKNLLKAFEDYLQVIRLNRNLYQAFYNCGNVRYELGDKEGALADYQQALKLNPSLAKAYYNIGKVYRDLGDNERAVANYQKAIELLPSYAKAHYNLALIYMERGEYRMALHYYEKACEFAPDLVQAKHNKKLLLEYLEAGEKNNVIPLREYKVRKEKEEKVAEKGEKVEEKEKKPKEQDFPTDPWDTRN
- the mtnA gene encoding S-methyl-5-thioribose-1-phosphate isomerase, yielding MLVYGEHYRTIWLKPEDDTTIQVIDQRYLPHQFVIEDLTTLEEVCVAIQEMHVRGAGVIGATAAFGMYIASVEAQKKGITQVQSFLQEAATLLKATRPTAVTLSWAVNRQLQAIAPLGNNIEAIRETTLMVAKDIAEEDVDCCRRIGQHGVKLIEGISQRKGGDTVNILTHCNAGWLGCVDYGTATAPIYQAHNQGIKVHVWVDETRPRNQGASLTAWELGQQGVPHTVIPDNTGGHLMQHGMVDLVITGCDRATYTGDVANKIGTYLKALAAKDNNIPFYVALPYSAFDWDIADGITQIPIEQRDPREVKYVRGLCDDGIIREVLITPPFSPAANYGFDVTPARLITGFITERGICQATTEGIFSLYPEKRKQSSY